GATGTACCACTGGTACTTGTCGATCGTGTCGTTGATGGACTGCTGAAGTGCGATGGAACCCGAGGCGAGGCGGATGCGGAAGGTGGGGTGCTCGGTCCCGACCTCCTTGAGACAGGCCCTGGCGTCTTGCAACGCCGCATCGACGGTGGCCTGCTTGTTGTTGGCGTACCAGACCGACACCGTCGCGTTTTTCTGTTCGAAGTCGGCAACGTGCGAATAGGCAGCGGGGCTGGTCCCGAGCATCAGGGCGCTCGAGGCCGCGGCGGCGGCGGCGTCGCTCCGGTCGAGCGGCGACCATTTCGGATGGCCGCCGTTGAACAGCCGATTCGCTTCCGGGGCGTAGTCGGCGAACGACAGCGTCGCGGTGGGCGGGTGCGCCTTGCCCTCGAGGCAGTACTGCAGATGACGCATGGTGGTGAGCGTCTCGGACTGCCGGACGATGCGGCCTTGCTTGCCTTCGAAGATGATTTCCAGCGTCATCACACCTGGAAAGTCCTGGTTGATGGCGCGCACCGCCGTGTTGAACTCGGAATCCTCTTTGAGCAGGTTGCTCCCTTCGACCGGGTTGCCGACCTGGATCTGTGTCACCAGGGCGATCGACACCGCGGTGACCACCACGAAGGCCATGGCTGTCCATTTGGCGTTTTTCCCGACCGACAGACTCGACAGACGCGTCAGCGCCCGATTGAGCAGCCGGTGAATGAGGCCGGACGAGTGACCTTCGCCCACCAGCTTTTCCAGATTCCTGGGCGCGGGCAGTAGCGCCAGGAACACGGGAGTGAGAATCACGCTGGTGGGAATCAGCATCAGCGCCCAGAAACCGGTGAATGCGGCGAAGCGCTCCAGGGCGGGGATCGGCGCAATCGCCACGAGCAACAGGCCGCACACGTCGGTAAAGATGCCGAGCGTGCCCGGGGCAATCATCACCGCCAGCGACAGCTCGGCGGCCTTGCGCTTGTCGCCCACTTCGGCCAGCAGTTCGTAGTACCGCTCGGTGGCTTGGACCGAATGACTGAACGAGCGCGCGATCAGCAACAGGGGCACCACCATCAGCAGCGGCTCAATCGGATCATGTATCCAGCCCACGAAGCCGAACCCCCAGATGGCCGAGAGGGCGCTCACCAGAATCGGGGTCAACACGCCGGCCGCGTTGCGCATCGCCAGCAGCAGGAAGGCGAACATCAGGATCAGCGTGACGGCGAAGATGGTGGTGGTCTGGGCGCCGAAGTGATAGACCCAGCCGGTCAGCGTCGGCCAGCCGGCTACATGAATTTCGTGATTCGCATCGCTGTACTTGGCGACCAGGCCCTGTACGGCGTCGAAGGCCACGCCATAGTCGA
The nucleotide sequence above comes from Nitrogeniibacter mangrovi. Encoded proteins:
- a CDS encoding efflux RND transporter permease subunit; the encoded protein is MTSKTETIRHKIARLAVRRPWLTLAVALMITAFFAVGLSRIEVRTIFSDLFPKHHPFVKTYKDHPNFGNPLTISLMVKRVDGKDIYNADTQKKIWDLSRDVDLVPGVDHDQIVSIATEKARYTVLTADGIYSNPILDEKPPVTPAELKEIKRRVNESPSVRTFLVSQDGTAAIINATFIERLVDYGVAFDAVQGLVAKYSDANHEIHVAGWPTLTGWVYHFGAQTTTIFAVTLILMFAFLLLAMRNAAGVLTPILVSALSAIWGFGFVGWIHDPIEPLLMVVPLLLIARSFSHSVQATERYYELLAEVGDKRKAAELSLAVMIAPGTLGIFTDVCGLLLVAIAPIPALERFAAFTGFWALMLIPTSVILTPVFLALLPAPRNLEKLVGEGHSSGLIHRLLNRALTRLSSLSVGKNAKWTAMAFVVVTAVSIALVTQIQVGNPVEGSNLLKEDSEFNTAVRAINQDFPGVMTLEIIFEGKQGRIVRQSETLTTMRHLQYCLEGKAHPPTATLSFADYAPEANRLFNGGHPKWSPLDRSDAAAAAASSALMLGTSPAAYSHVADFEQKNATVSVWYANNKQATVDAALQDARACLKEVGTEHPTFRIRLASGSIALQQSINDTIDKYQWYILAGLNVVIAIGCSLAYRSVVAAMILLVPVNLANMMLTAYMVLGGLGLDVNSLPILSIGIGVGIDYGIYQLSRICEEYRGAQDIGEAIRRALLTCGKAILFTSLLMTIGILPWHFMSDLKFLSDMGLLLVVVMAINMILALVLVPLLVFLIKPKFISSEHHFLSESVEGLLDTPEHAAAEAKLIAQAT